One segment of Gordonia terrae DNA contains the following:
- a CDS encoding YibE/F family protein — translation MSRTHHGHGHAHSLSDISHTLSPFARWFVIGTLAVTAVAVAVGMVVLWPSDSEHPIPTQFRSADGGPITTVDGEIVDQFHANCLNSVAGSVLETADIPVNPVPGGPCILNAVRFSSGDVAGQYTVLEIPTNRAQAGSGPDTVAPAAGTLDDPQAGQPTLNVGDGIRLSTVPGPDGNRYTFFDFQRGPAIIFWAVLFIAAIVLVAAWRGFRSIIGLAIAFGILTVFTLPAILDGASPVAVAVVSSAAILFVVLYLAHGVSLRTSSALLGTLTSLLLAGFLSWLAIRTMNLTGLSGDQTTNLQVYQGNISVSGLLLAGFIIGTLGVLNDVTITQASAAFELAAAGEPSRLATFRAAMRVGRDHIASTVYTLVFAYAGSALPLMLLFSVAQQPLGGLLTTDVVAVELARSFVGGIAIALSVPLTTAIAAALTTPAGAGKTVAAHSAA, via the coding sequence GTGAGCCGCACACATCACGGGCACGGTCACGCGCACTCGCTGTCCGACATCAGCCACACGCTCTCGCCGTTCGCCCGATGGTTCGTCATCGGCACGCTCGCCGTCACCGCGGTCGCGGTCGCCGTCGGGATGGTCGTCCTGTGGCCGTCGGATTCCGAGCACCCGATCCCCACCCAGTTCCGTTCCGCCGACGGCGGGCCGATCACCACGGTCGACGGCGAGATCGTTGACCAGTTCCATGCGAACTGCCTCAACTCGGTGGCGGGATCGGTGCTCGAGACCGCGGACATCCCGGTGAACCCGGTCCCCGGCGGCCCGTGCATCCTCAACGCGGTCCGGTTCTCGTCCGGCGACGTGGCCGGCCAGTACACCGTCCTGGAGATCCCCACCAACCGGGCGCAGGCCGGGTCGGGGCCCGACACCGTGGCGCCGGCGGCCGGCACCCTCGACGACCCGCAGGCAGGCCAGCCGACGTTGAACGTCGGGGATGGCATCCGCCTCTCGACCGTGCCCGGCCCCGACGGCAACCGCTACACCTTCTTCGACTTCCAGCGTGGGCCGGCGATCATCTTCTGGGCAGTGTTGTTCATCGCCGCGATCGTGCTGGTCGCCGCCTGGCGCGGCTTCCGCTCGATCATCGGGCTGGCGATCGCCTTCGGGATTCTCACCGTGTTCACCCTTCCCGCCATCCTCGACGGCGCGTCCCCGGTCGCGGTGGCGGTGGTCTCGTCGGCGGCGATCCTGTTCGTCGTCCTCTACCTCGCCCACGGGGTGAGCCTGCGGACCAGTTCGGCTCTCCTCGGGACATTGACCTCTCTGCTGCTCGCGGGATTCCTCAGCTGGCTCGCGATCCGGACGATGAACCTCACCGGGCTCTCGGGTGATCAGACCACCAATCTGCAGGTATACCAGGGCAACATCTCGGTCAGTGGTCTCCTGCTCGCCGGGTTCATCATCGGCACCCTCGGCGTTCTGAACGACGTCACGATCACCCAGGCCTCGGCGGCCTTCGAGCTCGCCGCGGCCGGCGAACCCTCACGGCTGGCCACGTTCCGCGCCGCGATGCGTGTCGGCCGCGACCACATCGCGAGCACCGTCTACACACTCGTCTTCGCCTACGCGGGCAGCGCTCTGCCGCTGATGTTGCTGTTCTCGGTGGCCCAGCAACCGCTGGGCGGACTGCTCACGACCGATGTCGTGGCGGTTGAGCTGGCCCGCTCGTTCGTCGGCGGTATCGCGATCGCGCTCTCGGTTCCGCTCACGACGGCGATAGCCGCCGCGCTCACCACCCCGGCCGGCGCCGGGAAGACGGTCGCCGCGCACTCCGCGGCCTGA
- a CDS encoding MetQ/NlpA family ABC transporter substrate-binding protein yields MTQDTGSTTETSPDSPSPPGHSDIEISARRRWPLIVGALVVVAVIAAVIGWRFLGSDSTSPNETAGATLTVVTAEGNASEQALVEFIADEVAPRYDIKVAFKGLSDSTTLNRAVSDGEVAGTVYQHKLWLSQVLEANPDFQEEAATPVFRWGFGIWSDKYRDVADLPQNARVSLYSDPANEAQGLWLLERAGLITLKPGVDKWKATQKDIATNPRNLQFVLLDFAAQSRSLADLDATVGYTEYYLAANIDIAKQIYAPPAPDEFAGQLTIGTQWKDTENITNLVAAFKDPAVQEFLRTDPRVKGILLPL; encoded by the coding sequence ATGACACAGGACACCGGTTCGACCACCGAGACCTCACCCGATTCCCCCTCGCCGCCGGGACATTCCGACATCGAGATCTCGGCCCGGCGACGCTGGCCGCTGATCGTCGGTGCGCTGGTCGTGGTCGCCGTCATCGCCGCGGTGATCGGCTGGCGATTCCTCGGCTCCGACTCGACGTCACCCAATGAGACCGCCGGTGCGACGCTGACCGTCGTGACCGCCGAGGGCAATGCCTCCGAGCAGGCACTCGTCGAGTTCATCGCCGACGAGGTCGCACCCCGGTACGACATCAAGGTCGCGTTCAAGGGCCTGTCCGACTCCACGACGCTCAACCGCGCGGTCAGCGACGGTGAGGTCGCCGGCACCGTCTATCAGCACAAGCTGTGGCTGTCGCAGGTCCTCGAGGCGAACCCGGACTTCCAGGAGGAAGCCGCGACCCCGGTCTTCCGCTGGGGCTTCGGCATCTGGTCGGACAAGTATCGCGACGTCGCCGACCTGCCGCAGAACGCTCGCGTCTCCCTGTATTCCGATCCCGCGAACGAGGCGCAGGGACTCTGGCTGCTCGAACGCGCCGGACTCATCACGCTCAAGCCGGGCGTGGACAAGTGGAAGGCGACGCAGAAGGACATCGCCACGAACCCGCGCAATCTGCAGTTCGTGCTGCTCGATTTCGCCGCCCAGTCGCGCTCACTCGCCGACCTCGACGCGACCGTCGGCTACACCGAGTACTACCTCGCCGCGAACATCGACATCGCCAAGCAGATCTACGCCCCGCCCGCTCCCGACGAGTTCGCCGGGCAGCTGACCATCGGGACGCAGTGGAAGGACACCGAGAACATCACGAACCTGGTTGCCGCGTTCAAGGATCCTGCCGTGCAGGAGTTCCTGCGTACCGATCCTCGGGTGAAGGGGATCCTGCTGCCGCTGTGA
- a CDS encoding methionine ABC transporter permease, whose amino-acid sequence MSTTYSANITVPLDEIPDLLIPAAIDTVLMVSIVMVVVLVVGVPLGALIHNLAPGGLFARRSLHTPLSWVISIGRSLPFLVLMTAIIPFTRLITGTNIGIAAAVVPMSIAGIAFFTRIVENSLRSVPASTIDVARASGGSNGQIIWKAQVPEALPSIVGGLTINTIAMIEYSTIAGTIGAGGLGYVAVTYGYQRFDQGVMVATIIVLIVTVAIIQVAGDALARSLNPVTSRRVNR is encoded by the coding sequence GTGAGTACCACGTATTCGGCGAACATCACGGTGCCGCTCGACGAGATCCCCGACCTGCTCATCCCGGCGGCGATCGACACGGTCCTGATGGTGAGCATCGTGATGGTCGTCGTCCTGGTGGTGGGTGTCCCGCTGGGCGCGCTCATCCACAACCTCGCTCCCGGTGGTCTTTTCGCGAGACGATCGCTGCACACTCCCCTGTCGTGGGTGATCAGTATCGGTCGTTCGCTGCCCTTCCTGGTGCTGATGACGGCGATCATCCCGTTCACCCGCCTGATCACCGGCACCAACATCGGCATAGCCGCGGCGGTGGTCCCGATGTCGATCGCCGGAATCGCCTTTTTCACACGGATCGTCGAGAACTCCCTGCGGTCGGTCCCGGCGTCGACCATCGACGTCGCACGCGCCTCCGGGGGTTCCAACGGGCAGATCATCTGGAAAGCACAGGTTCCCGAGGCACTGCCGAGCATCGTCGGCGGTCTGACGATCAACACGATCGCGATGATCGAGTACTCCACCATCGCCGGCACCATCGGAGCCGGCGGACTCGGCTACGTCGCGGTCACCTACGGATATCAGCGATTCGACCAGGGAGTCATGGTCGCGACCATCATCGTGCTCATCGTGACGGTCGCGATCATCCAGGTAGCCGGCGACGCTCTCGCCCGCAGTCTCAACCCGGTCACGTCCCGCCGGGTCAACCGCTGA
- a CDS encoding methionine ABC transporter ATP-binding protein, producing the protein MIEVAGLTKVFGVGSPNPTTVLDDVDFTVDAGEIFAVVGPSGAGKSTLARCLNLLERPTSGKVVVNGEDLTALGTSGLRDARRRIGTVFQSASLLSRRTAAQNVALPLEYLGATQRSTASRVGELLDLVGLADKADRYPHQLSGGQRQRVGIARALALKPSVLLSDEATSGLDPAATDTFLRLLTDVRDELGLAVVFITHEMDTIVRVADTVGRLDHGRIVEHGRLDRLVLDPDSVLGRALRPRGPSAEAASAETPVSVVYNSSTVPADWLTRLGKRLDLPISVLGANVQTIDGTVFGDLTVSVPTGHASAFIGAAGELGLAARLLTDATAPGDSATTTTNGSATTTTNGSATKSPGVAA; encoded by the coding sequence ATGATCGAGGTGGCGGGGCTGACCAAGGTCTTCGGGGTCGGGTCACCGAATCCGACGACGGTCCTCGACGACGTCGATTTCACCGTCGATGCCGGTGAGATCTTCGCCGTCGTCGGGCCGTCGGGTGCCGGCAAGAGCACGCTCGCCCGGTGTCTGAACCTGTTGGAACGTCCGACCTCCGGGAAGGTCGTCGTGAACGGCGAGGACCTCACCGCGCTGGGCACCTCGGGCCTGCGCGATGCCCGGCGCCGGATCGGGACCGTGTTCCAGTCGGCAAGTCTGCTGTCCCGCCGCACCGCGGCGCAGAATGTCGCTCTCCCACTCGAATATCTCGGTGCCACACAGCGATCGACCGCGTCGCGCGTCGGTGAACTGCTCGACCTGGTCGGTCTCGCCGACAAGGCCGACCGGTACCCGCATCAGCTGTCCGGGGGTCAGCGACAGCGCGTCGGGATCGCACGGGCCCTGGCGCTCAAACCGTCGGTCCTCCTGTCCGACGAGGCGACGTCGGGCCTGGATCCAGCTGCCACGGACACATTTCTCCGACTCCTCACCGACGTGCGGGACGAACTGGGTCTCGCGGTGGTGTTCATCACCCACGAGATGGACACCATCGTGCGGGTCGCCGACACGGTCGGCCGACTCGACCATGGCCGCATCGTCGAACACGGCCGCCTGGATCGGCTCGTCCTCGACCCGGATTCGGTTCTGGGGCGCGCACTTCGACCGCGTGGTCCGAGCGCCGAAGCGGCGTCCGCCGAGACTCCGGTCTCCGTCGTCTACAACTCCTCGACCGTCCCCGCGGACTGGCTGACGCGTCTGGGCAAACGGCTCGATCTCCCCATCTCGGTGCTCGGCGCCAACGTCCAGACCATCGACGGGACCGTCTTCGGCGACCTCACCGTGTCGGTGCCGACCGGGCACGCGTCGGCATTCATCGGGGCCGCAGGCGAACTCGGGCTGGCCGCACGCCTTCTCACCGACGCCACGGCACCAGGTGACTCCGCCACCACCACAACCAATGGCTCCGCCACCACCACAACCAATGGCTCCGCCACCAAGAGCCCGGGGGTGGCCGCGTGA
- a CDS encoding LLM class flavin-dependent oxidoreductase: MSEPNTPRKIRFNAFDMNCVAHQSPGLWRHPDDRSWNYNTIDYWVDLARLLETGGFDGLFIADVLGTYDVFAGNDEAAIRQGAQIPVNDPLLLVSAMAHATEHLGFGVTTGTGFEHPYPFARRLSTLDHLTRGRIGWNVVTGYLPAAARNMGADDQLEHDERYNQADEYLTVLYKLWEGSWERDAVLRDREAGIFADPARVHHIGHHGTHFTVPGIHLAEPSPQGSPVIYQAGASPRGRRFAAENAEAIFVAAPTKAILRDVVSKVRDELVLAGRDPYDAKIYTLLTIITDSTPEAARAKAAEYQSYASSEGALVFMSGWMGIDLASYEIDEPIGNVHSNAIQSAVAAFQQAGDTGEEWRVRDIAAWGGIGGMGPVLIGSGDEVAEALQDWVTDTDVDGFNVAYAVTPGSFEDIITHVVPALERRGLYDRAYVPGTLRHKLFGRGDQLPENHRGSTYRVGGANSTIDDSIRKTSQLAGVKGDLR, translated from the coding sequence GTGTCAGAACCGAACACCCCGCGGAAGATCCGCTTCAACGCCTTCGACATGAATTGCGTTGCACACCAATCGCCCGGACTGTGGCGTCACCCCGACGACCGGTCGTGGAACTACAACACCATCGACTACTGGGTCGACCTCGCACGATTACTGGAGACCGGCGGATTCGACGGCCTGTTCATCGCCGATGTCCTCGGTACCTATGACGTGTTCGCCGGCAACGACGAAGCCGCCATCCGCCAGGGTGCACAGATCCCCGTGAACGACCCCCTGCTACTCGTCTCCGCGATGGCGCACGCCACCGAGCACCTCGGCTTCGGCGTCACCACCGGTACCGGCTTCGAGCATCCCTACCCGTTTGCGCGGCGACTGTCGACACTCGACCACCTCACCCGCGGCCGCATCGGCTGGAACGTGGTCACGGGCTACCTCCCGGCCGCGGCCCGCAACATGGGCGCCGACGACCAGCTCGAGCACGACGAGCGCTACAACCAGGCCGACGAGTACCTGACCGTGCTGTACAAGCTGTGGGAGGGTTCCTGGGAACGCGACGCGGTCCTTCGTGATCGCGAGGCGGGCATCTTCGCCGACCCGGCCCGGGTCCATCACATCGGCCATCACGGCACCCACTTCACCGTGCCGGGAATCCACCTGGCCGAGCCGTCGCCGCAGGGATCGCCGGTCATCTATCAGGCCGGCGCCTCGCCCCGGGGACGCCGCTTCGCCGCGGAGAACGCGGAGGCCATCTTCGTCGCCGCACCGACCAAGGCCATTCTGCGCGATGTCGTGAGCAAGGTGCGCGATGAGCTCGTCCTCGCCGGGCGCGACCCATACGACGCGAAGATCTACACGCTGCTGACGATCATCACCGATTCGACTCCGGAGGCTGCCCGCGCGAAGGCCGCGGAGTACCAGTCCTATGCCAGCAGCGAAGGCGCGCTGGTCTTCATGTCGGGCTGGATGGGCATCGACCTCGCGAGCTACGAGATCGACGAACCGATCGGCAACGTGCACAGCAACGCGATCCAGTCCGCGGTGGCGGCATTCCAGCAGGCCGGCGACACCGGCGAGGAATGGCGTGTGCGGGACATCGCCGCGTGGGGCGGCATCGGCGGAATGGGCCCGGTCCTGATCGGCTCCGGCGACGAGGTGGCAGAAGCCCTGCAGGACTGGGTGACCGACACCGACGTCGACGGTTTCAACGTCGCGTACGCGGTGACACCCGGATCTTTCGAGGACATCATCACCCACGTGGTGCCCGCCCTGGAACGGCGCGGACTCTACGACCGCGCCTACGTCCCGGGTACCCTGCGCCACAAGCTCTTCGGCCGCGGTGACCAGTTGCCCGAGAACCACCGGGGGTCGACGTATCGGGTCGGTGGGGCCAACTCGACCATCGACGATTCGATCAGGAAGACCTCACAGCTCGCCGGCGTGAAAGGCGACCTCCGATGA
- a CDS encoding mycothiol transferase, which translates to MRSSEVLLDGLGRVAENVHAVLDGATPELLNTAPAPGTNTIAWLVWHLTRVQDSHIADVAGIEEVWAAGGWADRFDLPFSPGEIGYGQSADEAARAIVDDAGLLRDYYDATHAVSADYIGGLTDSDLDRIVDHNWDPPVTLGVRLISVIDDDTQHIGQAAYVRGLLS; encoded by the coding sequence ATGCGATCTTCAGAGGTGTTGCTCGACGGTCTGGGGCGAGTGGCCGAGAACGTTCACGCTGTACTCGACGGGGCCACGCCGGAGCTCCTGAACACCGCGCCCGCGCCCGGTACCAACACCATCGCATGGCTCGTCTGGCATCTGACCCGCGTGCAGGATTCCCACATCGCCGATGTCGCCGGCATCGAGGAGGTCTGGGCGGCCGGTGGTTGGGCGGACCGCTTCGATCTCCCGTTCTCCCCGGGCGAGATCGGGTACGGGCAATCGGCCGACGAGGCCGCACGCGCGATCGTGGATGACGCCGGACTGCTTCGGGACTACTACGACGCCACTCACGCCGTCAGCGCCGACTACATCGGCGGGCTGACGGATTCAGATCTCGACCGTATCGTCGACCACAACTGGGATCCGCCGGTCACGCTGGGCGTGCGGCTGATCAGCGTGATCGACGACGACACCCAGCACATCGGCCAGGCGGCGTACGTGCGGGGTCTGTTGTCCTGA
- a CDS encoding DUF6764 family protein: MKTVTRTALGFVVAAAGATAVSLAAAPSAGAAPAVCPALPGQSSSQASCSAESGPSGLALAITDNGGVATSTADNFAGPAAIALGPGATVTMDGVRPGLAIGIAGPGGEVVVDGKNGPTCKGPAFAGDFQTFKGCLS, translated from the coding sequence ATGAAGACGGTCACGCGCACAGCCCTCGGATTCGTCGTCGCGGCCGCAGGTGCGACCGCGGTATCCCTCGCCGCCGCACCGTCCGCCGGCGCCGCCCCCGCAGTATGCCCGGCACTCCCCGGCCAGTCCTCATCCCAGGCCTCGTGCAGTGCGGAATCCGGACCCTCCGGACTGGCGCTGGCCATCACCGACAACGGCGGTGTCGCCACCTCGACCGCCGACAACTTCGCCGGGCCCGCGGCGATCGCACTCGGCCCCGGCGCGACGGTCACCATGGACGGAGTACGCCCCGGTCTGGCCATCGGCATCGCGGGGCCCGGTGGTGAGGTCGTCGTCGACGGCAAGAACGGGCCGACCTGCAAGGGACCGGCTTTCGCGGGCGACTTCCAGACCTTCAAGGGTTGCCTGTCCTGA
- a CDS encoding LLM class F420-dependent oxidoreductase, producing the protein MQLRIFTEPQQGATYDDLLTVAKATEELGYDAFFRSDHFTGMGGDGLPGPTDAWITLAGLARETSRIRLGTLVSSATFRLPGPFSIAVAQVDQMSGGRVELGIGTGWHEREHEAYGIPFPPLKERFERLEENLEIITGLWQTPLGDEFDHEGKHFRLSKSPALPKPVQSPRPPIIIGGSGKRRTPALAARFADEFNVVFQPLDVAGDLIGRVRTACVDAGRDPESLTYSAALVLCCGRDEAEFRRRAEAIGREPAELRENGAAGTPDEVAAKIATYGELGVTRMYLQTLDLSDLDHLELVASKVAPQLA; encoded by the coding sequence GTGCAGCTGCGAATTTTCACCGAGCCCCAGCAGGGTGCGACCTACGATGACCTGCTCACCGTCGCCAAGGCGACCGAGGAACTGGGCTACGACGCCTTCTTCCGTTCCGATCACTTCACCGGCATGGGTGGCGACGGTCTGCCCGGACCCACCGATGCGTGGATCACGCTGGCCGGGCTGGCCCGCGAGACCTCACGCATCCGGTTGGGGACCCTGGTGTCATCGGCGACTTTCCGCCTTCCCGGGCCGTTCTCGATCGCAGTCGCCCAGGTCGACCAGATGAGCGGTGGCCGTGTCGAATTGGGTATCGGTACGGGCTGGCACGAGCGCGAGCACGAGGCGTACGGAATTCCCTTCCCGCCGCTGAAGGAGCGCTTCGAACGCCTCGAGGAGAACCTCGAGATCATCACCGGGCTGTGGCAGACCCCGCTCGGTGATGAATTCGACCACGAGGGCAAGCACTTTCGCCTCTCGAAGTCGCCGGCCCTGCCCAAACCCGTGCAGAGCCCGCGCCCGCCGATCATCATCGGCGGCAGTGGCAAGAGGCGGACGCCCGCGCTCGCGGCGCGTTTCGCCGACGAGTTCAACGTCGTCTTCCAACCGCTCGACGTCGCCGGCGATCTCATCGGACGCGTTCGCACGGCGTGCGTCGACGCCGGTCGCGATCCGGAGTCCCTCACCTACTCGGCCGCGCTCGTATTGTGTTGCGGCCGCGACGAAGCCGAGTTCCGGCGCCGGGCCGAGGCCATCGGCCGAGAGCCGGCGGAGTTGCGTGAGAACGGCGCGGCGGGAACGCCCGACGAGGTGGCCGCGAAGATCGCGACCTACGGTGAGCTGGGCGTCACGCGCATGTATCTGCAGACCCTGGACCTGTCGGATCTCGACCACCTCGAACTCGTCGCCTCGAAGGTCGCCCCGCAGCTGGCGTGA
- a CDS encoding alpha/beta hydrolase — MTPEEHSFRGRHGHTIVYDVYRPRESPRGVVVVVHGLAEHGRRYLHVADRLVAEGYLVAIPDHVGHGRSGGKRLRLRRFADFTDDLDTVLAHVADGSIPTFLIGHSMGGCIALDYALDHQDRLDGLILSGAAVLPGDDLPDLAVRFAPLIGRIAPGLPTTELSSSSISRDPAVVAAYDADPLVTRGKIPAGLGGAMIGTMRSFPERLPSLQLPILVMHGSEDALTDPRGSELVERLAGSADKTLVIYDDLFHEIFNEPEQGVVLDAVTTWLRGHTGDR; from the coding sequence ATGACACCGGAAGAGCACAGTTTTCGCGGTCGGCACGGGCACACCATCGTCTATGACGTCTACCGTCCCCGAGAGAGTCCGCGCGGCGTCGTCGTGGTGGTGCACGGCCTCGCCGAGCACGGACGCCGGTACCTGCATGTGGCCGATCGTCTCGTCGCCGAGGGCTACCTCGTGGCGATCCCCGACCATGTCGGTCACGGCCGATCGGGCGGCAAGCGCCTCCGGTTGCGCCGGTTCGCCGACTTCACCGACGACCTCGACACCGTCCTCGCCCACGTCGCCGACGGGAGCATCCCGACGTTCCTCATCGGGCACAGCATGGGCGGGTGCATCGCCCTCGACTACGCGCTCGACCACCAGGACAGGCTCGACGGGCTGATCCTCTCGGGGGCGGCCGTGCTGCCCGGTGACGACCTGCCCGACCTGGCCGTCCGATTCGCGCCGCTGATCGGCCGGATCGCACCGGGGCTGCCCACCACCGAGCTGAGTTCGTCGAGCATCTCCCGGGACCCGGCCGTCGTCGCCGCCTACGACGCCGACCCGCTGGTGACACGCGGCAAGATTCCGGCCGGACTCGGCGGGGCGATGATCGGCACCATGCGGTCGTTCCCCGAACGCCTGCCGTCGCTGCAGTTGCCCATCCTGGTGATGCACGGCAGCGAGGACGCGCTCACCGACCCGCGCGGCAGCGAACTCGTGGAGAGGCTGGCCGGGTCCGCGGACAAGACGCTCGTCATCTACGACGACCTGTTTCACGAGATCTTCAACGAGCCCGAGCAAGGGGTGGTGCTCGACGCCGTCACGACCTGGCTGCGCGGTCACACCGGGGATCGGTGA
- a CDS encoding alpha/beta hydrolase, whose translation MSHSHSEPPVPSTPAGQTPESPRRFSPRRRILTGISVVAILTLGLFGASTLLNTSNTANALRGHPEVLRKGCTWDSSGNYVQNCKVWSESQQREVIVQIRASSGSDSGVYLLDGMRASEARSAWTTDVQAAKVYDAKADTTLVMPVGGASSFYTDWDGGAGDKNTVIKQETFLTSELPGYLESEFGVARNNNAIIGLSMSGGPAVTLAERHPEQFKVVQAMSGYYQTDNPVGALGVMATQTMVSNYVNGVVNMWGAPGSTRWTDNDPSKNLTQLADNGQVLIISSGNGFLTPSEMAKLSPQDQLSAMALEILSAVSTVLMQLQAKQAGVSVISLPNYGGHTWENWGRALGDGKEHVLTTLRNNPPVTDKTTVVSASGSPDPEGPAKVTLAAKKAAEESPALDLSGLSARGSSASESASESASSASESSASESSASESSASESSASESPSAGLAPSAVSGSESVDASVPESATSAESSAPSAPRLAPKGPASSTPATSSSTPVPSR comes from the coding sequence ATGTCGCACTCGCACAGCGAACCGCCCGTCCCCTCCACCCCCGCCGGCCAGACGCCCGAGTCGCCACGCAGATTCTCACCCCGACGCCGCATCCTCACCGGGATCTCGGTGGTCGCGATCCTCACGCTCGGCCTGTTCGGGGCGAGCACCCTGCTCAACACGTCGAACACCGCCAACGCTCTGCGCGGACATCCCGAGGTCCTGCGCAAAGGCTGTACCTGGGACTCCTCGGGCAACTACGTCCAGAACTGCAAGGTGTGGTCGGAGTCGCAGCAACGCGAGGTGATCGTCCAGATCCGCGCGTCCAGCGGCAGCGACAGTGGCGTCTACCTGCTCGACGGCATGCGGGCCAGCGAGGCCCGCTCGGCGTGGACCACCGACGTCCAGGCCGCCAAGGTCTACGACGCCAAGGCCGACACCACCCTGGTCATGCCGGTGGGCGGCGCGTCGTCGTTCTACACCGACTGGGATGGCGGCGCCGGTGACAAGAACACGGTCATCAAGCAGGAGACGTTCCTGACCTCGGAGCTGCCGGGCTATCTCGAGAGCGAGTTCGGCGTGGCGCGCAACAACAACGCGATCATCGGACTGTCGATGTCCGGTGGTCCGGCGGTCACCCTCGCCGAGCGCCACCCGGAGCAGTTCAAGGTGGTCCAGGCGATGTCCGGTTACTACCAGACCGACAACCCGGTCGGCGCCCTCGGCGTCATGGCCACTCAGACGATGGTGTCGAACTACGTCAACGGTGTCGTGAACATGTGGGGTGCGCCGGGGAGCACCCGCTGGACCGACAACGACCCGTCGAAGAACCTCACGCAGTTGGCGGACAACGGCCAGGTTCTCATCATCTCCTCGGGCAACGGCTTCCTGACCCCGTCGGAGATGGCCAAGCTGTCGCCGCAGGATCAGCTCAGCGCGATGGCACTGGAGATCTTGTCCGCGGTGTCGACCGTGCTCATGCAGCTGCAGGCGAAGCAGGCCGGCGTCTCGGTGATCTCCCTGCCGAACTACGGCGGCCACACCTGGGAGAACTGGGGACGCGCCCTCGGCGACGGCAAGGAGCACGTGCTGACCACGCTGCGCAACAACCCGCCGGTGACCGACAAGACCACCGTCGTCTCCGCCTCGGGCAGTCCTGATCCGGAGGGGCCCGCGAAGGTGACCCTCGCGGCCAAGAAAGCGGCCGAGGAATCGCCGGCCCTCGACCTCTCGGGCCTGTCGGCGCGCGGCTCGTCGGCGAGCGAATCCGCTTCGGAGTCGGCGTCCTCGGCATCCGAATCGTCGGCATCCGAATCGTCGGCATCCGAGTCGTCGGCATCCGAGTCGTCGGCATCCGAATCCCCCTCGGCCGGACTCGCACCGTCCGCGGTGTCGGGGTCGGAATCGGTGGATGCCTCCGTCCCGGAGTCGGCCACCAGCGCGGAGTCGAGCGCGCCGAGCGCGCCCCGGCTCGCCCCGAAGGGTCCGGCCTCGTCCACGCCCGCGACCTCGAGCAGCACCCCGGTTCCGTCCCGCTGA
- a CDS encoding alpha/beta fold hydrolase, with product MQIPVASDAGPVLDAEVVGEGEPLLLIGGMSAHRGMWTDELLDALTPYFSVAVYDHRGIGTSSRADGPFTIADLAADARGILDGLGWDAAHVLGTSMGGMIAQELALAAPDRVRSLVLGCTTAGGPGAIGAPGAVRLVEAISSRDAARVARTAFEVNLSAAYTAGAGAFDHFVSMSTQRRVPSAVVAWQAGACAGHDTRDRIGTLTMPTAVIHGDVDEVIAVAEGERLADLIPQATLERWTGVGHMFWWERPEETAEVIRKNALGR from the coding sequence ATGCAGATCCCCGTCGCGTCCGACGCCGGCCCGGTCCTCGACGCCGAGGTCGTCGGCGAGGGCGAACCGCTCCTGCTCATCGGCGGCATGTCCGCACACCGCGGGATGTGGACCGACGAACTCCTCGACGCGCTGACGCCGTATTTCTCGGTGGCCGTCTACGACCACCGAGGCATCGGGACGAGCAGTCGCGCCGACGGTCCGTTCACCATCGCCGACCTGGCCGCCGACGCCCGCGGCATCCTGGACGGCCTCGGCTGGGACGCCGCCCATGTTCTGGGCACCTCCATGGGCGGCATGATCGCGCAGGAACTCGCTCTCGCCGCACCGGACCGCGTGCGCAGTCTCGTCCTCGGGTGCACGACCGCGGGCGGCCCCGGGGCGATCGGTGCACCCGGCGCGGTCCGCCTCGTCGAGGCGATCTCCTCCCGCGACGCGGCGCGCGTCGCGCGCACGGCATTCGAGGTCAACCTGTCAGCCGCGTACACCGCCGGCGCCGGCGCGTTCGACCACTTCGTGTCGATGTCGACGCAGCGGCGCGTGCCCTCGGCGGTCGTCGCGTGGCAGGCGGGTGCCTGCGCGGGACACGACACCCGCGACCGGATAGGGACACTCACCATGCCCACCGCGGTCATCCACGGAGACGTCGACGAGGTGATCGCGGTCGCCGAGGGTGAGCGCCTCGCCGACCTGATCCCGCAGGCGACCCTGGAACGATGGACCGGCGTCGGGCACATGTTCTGGTGGGAACGTCCCGAGGAGACCGCCGAGGTCATCCGAAAAAATGCGCTCGGGCGGTAA